The proteins below come from a single Beutenbergia cavernae DSM 12333 genomic window:
- a CDS encoding ABC transporter substrate-binding protein: MSRSLRIVQTAAMAGAVALVLAACGGGGDGGGEETAGDGDGEGSAEALVVGTLLPQTGSLSQLGPPEIAGVDLAVEEINGAGGVLGADVSVEHTDSSDADNAAVATQSVQTLLGANVPVIIGAASSQVTLNVIDDVVGAEVVQISPANTATDLSGYSEFFFRTAPPDSVQGSALGNLILGDGHLNLGILVFNEAYGTGLRDVVQGVVEEGGGTVTYGTAGQEFSPTEQNYAAIVGEVLATNPDAITILAFTTQTPLIIAELVNAGWDMANTYFVDGNLTQFGTEFEPGTLEGAQGTLPGAFPTEDFQARLLEIDDGLTDFSYAAEAYDATMLAALAAVRGGGTDGPTIQENMAAVSGADGGTECTGFEECAGLLDDGEDIAYQAVSGAGPFNENNDPSSANIGIYLFDAENMYSFQRAEFGEVPTE, translated from the coding sequence ATGAGTCGATCCTTGCGGATCGTGCAGACGGCGGCCATGGCCGGCGCCGTTGCACTTGTGCTGGCCGCGTGCGGCGGCGGTGGCGACGGCGGCGGGGAGGAGACGGCCGGCGACGGCGACGGCGAAGGTAGCGCCGAGGCCCTGGTCGTCGGCACGCTCCTGCCGCAGACCGGGTCCCTGTCCCAGCTTGGCCCGCCGGAGATCGCCGGCGTCGACCTGGCGGTCGAGGAGATCAACGGCGCCGGCGGCGTGCTCGGTGCGGACGTGAGCGTGGAGCACACCGACTCCTCCGACGCGGACAACGCTGCCGTTGCCACGCAGTCGGTGCAGACGCTGCTCGGGGCGAACGTGCCGGTCATCATCGGCGCGGCGTCCTCCCAGGTCACGCTGAACGTCATCGACGACGTCGTCGGCGCGGAGGTCGTGCAGATCTCGCCGGCGAACACGGCGACCGACCTGTCCGGGTACAGCGAGTTCTTCTTCCGGACCGCTCCGCCGGACTCGGTCCAGGGCAGCGCCCTGGGGAACCTCATCCTCGGTGACGGGCACCTCAACCTCGGCATCCTCGTGTTCAACGAGGCGTACGGGACCGGCCTGCGCGACGTCGTGCAGGGCGTGGTGGAGGAGGGCGGCGGAACCGTGACGTACGGGACGGCGGGTCAGGAGTTCTCGCCGACCGAGCAGAACTACGCGGCCATCGTCGGCGAGGTGCTCGCGACGAACCCGGACGCCATCACGATCCTCGCGTTCACGACGCAGACGCCGCTCATCATCGCTGAGCTCGTCAACGCCGGCTGGGACATGGCGAACACGTACTTCGTCGACGGCAACCTCACGCAGTTCGGCACCGAGTTCGAGCCGGGCACGCTCGAGGGCGCACAGGGCACGCTGCCCGGCGCGTTCCCGACCGAGGACTTCCAGGCCCGTCTGCTCGAGATCGATGACGGGCTCACCGACTTCTCGTACGCCGCCGAGGCCTACGACGCCACGATGCTCGCCGCTCTCGCGGCGGTGCGCGGCGGCGGCACCGACGGCCCGACGATCCAGGAGAACATGGCGGCCGTCTCCGGGGCCGACGGCGGCACCGAGTGCACCGGCTTCGAGGAGTGCGCCGGCCTGCTCGACGACGGCGAGGACATCGCGTACCAGGCGGTGTCCGGCGCGGGTCCGTTCAACGAGAACAACGACCCGTCCTCCGCCAACATCGGCATCTACCTCTTCGACGCGGAGAACATGTACTCGTTCCAGCGGGCGGAGTTCGGCGAGGTGCCCACCGAGTAA
- a CDS encoding ANTAR domain-containing response regulator codes for MGRGRRVVVAEDEALIRLDVVETLTEAGFDVVGEAGDGETAVQLATDLKPDLVVMDVKMPVLDGISAAERIGKDRIAPVVLLTAFSQTELVERARDAGAMAYVVKPFTQADLLPAIEIALHRHSEIVALESEVADLAERFETRKRVDRAKGLLMTKMGLTEPESFRWIQKTSMDRRLTMREVADAVIEQVGAGGSPS; via the coding sequence ATCGGCCGCGGCCGGCGCGTCGTCGTCGCCGAGGACGAGGCTCTGATCCGCCTCGATGTCGTCGAGACCCTGACCGAGGCCGGGTTCGACGTCGTCGGCGAGGCGGGCGACGGCGAGACCGCCGTCCAGCTGGCCACCGACCTCAAGCCCGACCTCGTCGTGATGGACGTGAAGATGCCCGTCCTCGACGGGATCTCCGCCGCCGAGCGCATCGGCAAGGACCGCATCGCCCCGGTGGTGCTCCTGACGGCGTTCTCCCAGACCGAGCTGGTCGAGAGGGCGCGCGACGCCGGCGCGATGGCGTACGTCGTCAAGCCCTTCACGCAGGCCGACCTGCTGCCCGCGATCGAGATCGCCCTGCACCGGCACTCCGAGATCGTGGCGCTCGAGTCCGAGGTCGCCGACCTCGCCGAGCGGTTCGAGACCCGCAAGCGGGTGGACCGCGCGAAGGGGCTCCTCATGACGAAGATGGGCCTCACGGAGCCCGAGTCGTTCCGGTGGATCCAGAAGACGTCGATGGACCGCCGGCTGACGATGCGTGAGGTGGCGGACGCCGTCATCGAGCAGGTGGGTGCGGGCGGCTCACCCAGCTGA
- a CDS encoding RNA polymerase sigma factor, whose protein sequence is MPEAEDLLRDLTPRVLGALVRRYGNFATAEDAVQEALLVAATRWPVDGVPEDPSAWLVRVASRRLTDLLRSDQARRRREERVASWTVAAPGESGPPSDGGAPSGDEDDSLVLLLMCCHPALTPASQIALTLRAVGGLTTAEIARAFLVPEATMTRRISRAKTQVRDRGARFALPGPDELPGRLDAVLHVVYLVFREGYAATTGPALQRTELAAEAIRLARLVRRSVPDHAEAAGLLALLLLTHARRAARTDDVGRLVPMAEQDRSRWDAEMIAEGVALVALTLPRGPVGPYQVQAAIAALHDEARDADSTDWPQILALYEVLVEMEPSPVAALGHVVAVAMVDGPAAGLAQLDLAEAAGSLPQDHRPLAVRAHLLEQLGDLDAARSAYEVAAGRAMHPAQQRYLRARAAAAGVRSVT, encoded by the coding sequence ATGCCCGAGGCCGAGGACCTGCTGCGCGACCTCACGCCGCGGGTTCTCGGCGCGCTCGTGCGCCGGTACGGCAACTTCGCCACGGCCGAGGACGCGGTGCAGGAGGCGCTCCTCGTCGCGGCGACGCGCTGGCCGGTCGACGGGGTGCCGGAGGATCCCAGCGCCTGGCTCGTGCGGGTCGCCTCGCGCCGGCTCACCGACCTGCTCAGGAGCGACCAGGCGCGTCGACGCCGGGAGGAGCGCGTGGCGTCGTGGACCGTGGCCGCGCCGGGGGAGTCCGGCCCGCCCTCGGACGGCGGTGCACCGTCGGGGGACGAGGACGACTCGCTCGTTCTCCTGCTCATGTGCTGCCATCCCGCCCTGACGCCGGCGTCGCAGATCGCCCTCACGCTGCGCGCCGTCGGCGGGCTCACGACGGCGGAGATCGCCCGGGCGTTCCTCGTGCCCGAGGCGACGATGACGCGGCGGATCAGCCGGGCGAAGACCCAGGTCCGCGACAGGGGGGCGCGGTTCGCGCTGCCGGGTCCGGACGAGCTCCCCGGGCGGCTCGACGCCGTCCTCCACGTCGTCTACCTGGTCTTCCGCGAGGGCTACGCGGCGACGACAGGCCCGGCGCTGCAGCGCACCGAGCTCGCGGCCGAGGCGATCCGGTTGGCGCGGCTGGTGCGCCGGTCCGTCCCCGACCACGCGGAGGCGGCGGGACTGCTCGCCCTGCTGCTCCTCACCCACGCCCGGCGGGCGGCGCGCACGGACGACGTCGGGCGGCTCGTCCCGATGGCCGAGCAGGACCGGTCGCGATGGGACGCCGAGATGATCGCGGAAGGCGTCGCGCTCGTGGCGCTGACGCTGCCTCGAGGCCCGGTCGGTCCCTACCAGGTGCAGGCGGCGATCGCCGCCCTGCACGACGAGGCGCGGGACGCGGACAGCACCGACTGGCCGCAGATCCTCGCGCTGTACGAGGTGCTGGTGGAGATGGAGCCGAGCCCCGTCGCAGCGCTCGGCCACGTCGTCGCGGTGGCCATGGTCGACGGTCCGGCGGCGGGGCTCGCGCAGCTGGACCTCGCCGAGGCGGCCGGCTCCCTGCCCCAGGACCACCGGCCGCTCGCGGTGCGCGCGCACCTGCTCGAGCAGCTCGGCGACCTCGACGCCGCGAGGTCCGCGTACGAGGTGGCGGCCGGTCGGGCGATGCACCCGGCGCAACAGCGCTACCTGCGTGCCCGGGCGGCGGCGGCCGGCGTGCGTTCGGTCACATGA
- a CDS encoding YciI family protein, with the protein MIMLYGSQQDYDVLGGRPTEKPAMSEEEVAAMHAYMGRLHEELAASGELVDGRGLTAPVHARRVRVRAGAPVVTDGPYAETEEVLAGFTVVDCTSFDRACEIAARFVNPDADGEYVDVRPVAEGADELDL; encoded by the coding sequence ATGATCATGCTGTACGGCTCGCAGCAGGACTACGACGTCCTCGGTGGGAGGCCGACGGAGAAGCCCGCGATGTCCGAGGAGGAGGTCGCCGCGATGCACGCCTACATGGGGCGCCTGCACGAGGAGCTCGCGGCGTCCGGCGAGCTCGTCGACGGCCGAGGTCTGACGGCCCCGGTGCACGCGCGGCGCGTGCGGGTGCGGGCCGGTGCGCCGGTCGTCACCGACGGTCCCTACGCGGAGACGGAGGAGGTGCTCGCCGGGTTCACCGTCGTGGACTGCACGAGCTTCGACCGCGCGTGCGAGATCGCCGCGAGGTTCGTCAACCCCGACGCCGACGGCGAGTACGTCGACGTCCGCCCGGTCGCCGAGGGTGCGGACGAGCTGGACCTCTGA
- a CDS encoding serine/threonine-protein kinase produces MNGSTPAVGDSTPAPRIPGFEFIRLVGTGGFSDVYLYRQDLPRREVAIKVLRTESLTESTRRQFTAEVNLMARLSSHPTIASIHSAGVTADGQPFLVLEYYPGGSLGAVYRKNPLDVPRVLQIGVKLATALETAHRAGIVHRDIKPANVLISEYGSAVLTDFGISAVDEEFPEATMAKASVYATASSLEDMGSEIGLSLPWAAPETLHTPPTSDSRSDRYALAATLYSLLHGRSPHEMPGEPSHGVAMVQRILAGRIAPFTRPDLPPPLVRVLRQGMAIERTQRFSSTLAMARALQSVEVELGLPPTSIEVAPGPSAEEVSAAKLRQDAHHPAQAAAARALHTTPAGPPPAVEHRTPSRGHYTPPPGHHSPPPGRAAPRPASPGPQVGPGTQVGPGTQAQPAPARPAAAAQQWAPARRSWTSEQPWWVLTLIGLVALLVVVIIAGLVVNAVAAPLDASALPSTTARLIGAALSRT; encoded by the coding sequence ATGAACGGCTCCACGCCCGCGGTCGGCGACTCCACCCCCGCCCCGCGCATTCCCGGCTTCGAGTTCATCCGCCTCGTCGGCACGGGCGGGTTCTCCGACGTCTACCTCTACCGGCAGGACCTCCCGCGCCGAGAGGTGGCCATCAAGGTGCTCCGCACGGAGTCCCTCACGGAGTCCACGCGCCGCCAGTTCACCGCCGAGGTGAACCTCATGGCGCGCCTGTCGAGCCACCCCACGATCGCCTCGATCCACTCCGCCGGCGTCACCGCAGACGGGCAGCCGTTCCTGGTCCTCGAGTACTACCCCGGGGGCAGCCTCGGGGCTGTCTACCGCAAGAACCCGCTCGACGTCCCACGCGTGCTCCAGATCGGCGTCAAGCTCGCCACCGCGCTGGAGACGGCGCACCGCGCGGGCATCGTGCACCGCGACATCAAGCCGGCCAACGTGCTCATCAGCGAATACGGGTCGGCGGTCCTCACGGACTTCGGCATCTCCGCCGTGGACGAGGAGTTCCCCGAGGCGACGATGGCGAAGGCGAGCGTCTACGCCACGGCGTCGTCCCTCGAGGACATGGGCTCGGAGATCGGGCTGAGCCTGCCCTGGGCCGCGCCCGAGACGCTGCACACGCCACCGACGTCGGACTCCCGCAGCGACCGCTACGCGCTGGCCGCCACGCTGTACAGCCTGCTCCACGGGCGGTCCCCCCACGAGATGCCCGGGGAGCCGTCCCACGGCGTGGCGATGGTGCAGCGGATCCTCGCCGGCCGGATCGCTCCGTTCACCCGTCCCGACCTCCCGCCGCCGCTGGTCCGGGTGCTGCGCCAGGGCATGGCCATTGAGCGGACCCAGCGCTTCTCGTCGACGCTCGCGATGGCGCGGGCGCTGCAGTCGGTCGAGGTCGAGCTCGGACTCCCCCCGACGTCGATCGAGGTCGCGCCCGGACCGTCCGCCGAGGAAGTTTCCGCGGCGAAGCTGCGGCAGGACGCCCACCACCCGGCGCAGGCGGCCGCCGCGCGGGCGCTGCACACGACGCCGGCCGGGCCCCCTCCCGCCGTCGAGCACCGCACGCCCTCGCGCGGCCACTACACCCCGCCGCCCGGCCACCACTCGCCGCCGCCCGGTCGTGCCGCTCCCCGGCCGGCGAGCCCCGGCCCCCAGGTCGGTCCTGGCACCCAGGTCGGCCCCGGCACCCAGGCGCAGCCCGCGCCCGCCCGACCGGCCGCGGCGGCGCAGCAGTGGGCACCGGCACGACGTTCCTGGACGTCGGAGCAGCCCTGGTGGGTGCTCACGCTCATCGGGCTCGTCGCGCTGCTCGTCGTCGTCATCATCGCCGGCCTCGTGGTCAACGCCGTCGCCGCGCCGCTCGACGCCTCCGCGCTGCCGAGCACGACCGCGCGGCTGATCGGTGCGGCGCTCAGCCGAACCTGA
- the pyk gene encoding pyruvate kinase → MRRAKIVCTLGPATESPEMVQALVDAGMDVARINRSHGEADEHARVIERVRAAATAAGRAVAILVDLQGPKIRLGRFVDGKHELAEGDVFTITTDDVPGTKERVSTTYPGLPGDCKPGDVILIDDGRVAVRVVEVTATDVVTRVEVPGPVSNNKGLNLPGVAVSVPAMSEKDIEDLRWGLRLKADFIALSFVRSAADYDDVSRIMDEEGYRAPVIAKIEKPQAVENLTEIVDAFDGIMVARGDLGVELPLEQVPLVQKSAIDLARRNAKPVIVATQVLDSMISSPRPTRAETSDCANAVLDGADAVMLSGETSVGDYPIECVRTMARIIENTEDHGLERMAKATWTPHTRGGVITRAANEIGETLGVKYLVTFTQSGDSARRMSRLRSSLPLLAFTPMPEVRRQLALSWGVQTYLVPEVAHTDDMVEQVDTTLAAGGLAQQGDRVVIVSGAPPGKPGTTNSIRVHAIGEDSERR, encoded by the coding sequence ATGCGTAGAGCCAAGATCGTCTGCACCCTCGGCCCAGCGACGGAGTCGCCCGAGATGGTCCAGGCGCTCGTCGACGCGGGCATGGACGTGGCCCGCATCAACCGGAGTCACGGGGAAGCCGACGAGCACGCCAGGGTCATCGAGCGGGTCCGTGCCGCTGCCACTGCCGCCGGCCGCGCCGTCGCGATCCTCGTCGACCTCCAGGGTCCGAAGATCCGCCTCGGCCGCTTCGTGGACGGGAAGCACGAGCTCGCCGAGGGCGACGTGTTCACGATCACCACGGACGACGTGCCCGGTACGAAGGAGCGCGTCTCGACGACGTACCCGGGGCTGCCCGGTGACTGCAAGCCGGGCGACGTCATCCTCATCGACGACGGGCGCGTCGCGGTCCGTGTCGTCGAGGTGACGGCGACCGACGTCGTCACGCGCGTCGAGGTGCCGGGGCCGGTCTCGAACAACAAGGGCCTCAACCTGCCGGGTGTCGCCGTGAGCGTGCCGGCGATGAGCGAGAAGGACATCGAGGACCTGCGGTGGGGCCTGCGCCTGAAGGCGGACTTCATCGCGCTCTCGTTCGTGCGGTCGGCCGCCGACTACGACGACGTGAGCCGGATCATGGACGAGGAGGGCTACCGGGCCCCCGTCATCGCCAAGATCGAGAAGCCGCAGGCGGTCGAGAACCTCACGGAGATCGTCGACGCGTTCGACGGCATCATGGTGGCGCGCGGCGACCTCGGCGTGGAGCTGCCGCTCGAGCAGGTCCCGCTCGTCCAGAAGAGCGCGATCGACCTGGCTCGGCGCAACGCGAAGCCGGTCATCGTCGCGACGCAGGTGCTGGACTCCATGATCAGCTCGCCGCGCCCGACGCGCGCCGAGACGTCGGACTGCGCGAACGCGGTGCTCGACGGCGCCGACGCGGTCATGCTGTCCGGCGAGACGAGCGTGGGGGACTACCCGATCGAGTGCGTGCGCACGATGGCGCGCATCATCGAGAACACCGAGGACCACGGCCTCGAGCGCATGGCGAAGGCGACCTGGACGCCGCACACCCGCGGCGGCGTCATCACCCGCGCCGCCAACGAGATCGGCGAGACGCTCGGGGTCAAGTACCTCGTGACGTTCACGCAGTCCGGCGACTCGGCCCGCCGCATGTCGCGCCTGCGGTCCTCGCTGCCGCTGCTCGCGTTCACGCCGATGCCCGAGGTCCGCCGCCAGCTCGCCCTCAGCTGGGGGGTCCAGACCTACCTGGTGCCCGAGGTCGCGCACACGGACGACATGGTCGAACAGGTCGACACGACGCTGGCCGCGGGTGGCCTCGCGCAGCAGGGCGACCGGGTCGTGATCGTGTCCGGGGCGCCCCCCGGCAAGCCCGGCACCACGAACTCGATCCGCGTGCACGCCATCGGCGAGGACTCCGAGCGCCGCTGA
- a CDS encoding glutamate synthase subunit beta has translation MADPRGFLKVRDRELPLSRPVPIRLMDWQEVHAHRAEDSPMLTRQAGRCMDCGIPFCHQGCPLGNLIPDWNDLVWRGQWADASERLHATNNFPEFTGRICPAPCENACVLGINQPAVTIKNIEVSIIDEAFARGLVTPQVPQRLTGSTVAVVGSGPAGLAAAQQLTRAGHTVVVFEKDDAIGGLLRYGVPDFKLEKHHIDRRVAQMEAEGTRFRPGTRIGSDLTWDELRTRFDAVVVATGASLARELPVPGRELDGVVLAMDYLHQANAVVAGRDVPDQIHAGGKHVIIIGGGDTGSDCLGTALRHGAASVTTLAIGKQPPYERPPHQPWPTTPLVFEVSTSHEEGGTREFLASTVELVADADGHVTMLRVAETEYLDDGRRVPRPGTEREIPADLVLVAMGFSGPETADVTAQLGLGVSPRGPFERDEQYRSTVPGVYVAGDAGRGQSLIVWAIAEGRAVAAEVDAYLTGSTELPAPVRPSSQPIAV, from the coding sequence ATGGCTGACCCCCGCGGTTTCCTCAAGGTCCGCGACCGGGAGCTCCCCCTCTCGCGTCCGGTGCCGATCCGGCTGATGGACTGGCAGGAGGTCCACGCGCACCGCGCGGAGGACTCGCCGATGCTCACGCGGCAGGCCGGGCGCTGCATGGACTGCGGCATCCCGTTCTGCCACCAGGGCTGCCCGCTCGGCAACCTCATCCCGGACTGGAACGACCTCGTGTGGCGCGGCCAGTGGGCCGACGCGAGCGAGCGCCTCCACGCCACGAACAACTTTCCGGAGTTCACGGGTCGCATCTGCCCGGCGCCGTGCGAGAACGCGTGCGTGCTCGGCATCAACCAGCCGGCCGTGACGATCAAGAACATCGAGGTCTCGATCATCGACGAGGCGTTCGCCCGCGGGCTCGTGACGCCGCAGGTGCCGCAGCGGCTCACGGGCAGCACGGTCGCCGTCGTCGGATCCGGACCGGCCGGGCTGGCGGCCGCGCAGCAGCTCACGCGCGCGGGCCACACGGTCGTGGTGTTCGAGAAGGACGACGCGATCGGCGGCCTGCTGCGGTACGGCGTGCCGGACTTCAAGCTGGAGAAGCACCACATCGACCGCCGGGTCGCGCAGATGGAGGCCGAGGGCACGCGGTTCCGCCCCGGCACCCGGATCGGCTCGGACCTCACGTGGGACGAGCTGCGGACCCGCTTCGACGCCGTCGTCGTGGCCACCGGGGCGTCCCTCGCGCGGGAGCTGCCCGTGCCGGGCCGCGAGCTCGACGGCGTCGTCCTCGCGATGGACTACCTCCACCAGGCCAACGCGGTGGTCGCCGGCCGGGACGTGCCGGACCAGATCCACGCCGGCGGCAAGCACGTCATCATCATCGGCGGCGGGGACACGGGCTCCGACTGCCTGGGGACCGCGCTGCGCCACGGTGCCGCATCGGTCACGACCCTCGCGATCGGCAAGCAGCCGCCGTACGAGCGGCCGCCGCACCAGCCCTGGCCGACGACGCCGCTCGTGTTCGAGGTCTCGACCTCGCACGAGGAGGGCGGAACGCGTGAGTTCCTCGCGTCGACGGTGGAGCTCGTCGCTGACGCCGACGGCCACGTGACGATGCTGCGCGTGGCCGAGACCGAGTACCTCGACGACGGCCGGCGCGTGCCCCGCCCGGGCACCGAGCGGGAGATCCCCGCCGACCTCGTGCTCGTCGCCATGGGGTTCTCCGGTCCGGAGACGGCCGACGTGACGGCGCAGCTCGGCCTCGGAGTGTCCCCGCGCGGGCCGTTCGAGCGGGACGAGCAGTACCGGTCCACGGTCCCCGGGGTGTACGTGGCGGGCGACGCCGGCCGCGGCCAGTCGCTCATCGTGTGGGCGATCGCCGAGGGCCGGGCGGTCGCGGCCGAGGTCGACGCGTACCTCACGGGCAGCACCGAGCTGCCGGCGCCGGTGCGCCCGTCGTCGCAGCCGATCGCCGTCTGA